In Tindallia magadiensis, one DNA window encodes the following:
- a CDS encoding ABC-F family ATP-binding cassette domain-containing protein, which translates to MSLLTVKNLSHGFGDRAIFDDVSFRLLKGEHIGLIGANGEGKSSFMNIITGKIEPDKGTIHWAKRVRVGYLDQHTVLEKEMTIKDALKGAFQYLFDLEAEMNQLYESMGNVSEDELNAMLEEVGTIQDLLDQNDFYIIDAKVEEVARGLGLTDIGLDKQVDDLSGGQRTKILLAKLLLEKPEILLLDEPTNYLDEEHIEWLRRYFQEYENAFILISHDIPFLDSVTNLIYHMENQKLERYPGSYDQFLQIHQAKKEQLQAAYKKQQQEISELKDFVARNKARVATRNMAMSRQKKLDKMEMIELAQEKPKPEFHFLTARTPGKLIFQTKDLVIGYEEPLTRPLTIKMERNQKIALVGANGLGKTTLLRSLLGEVPPLAGIVEEGDFLHIGYFEQEIKESNTNTCIEEVWQEFPGLNQREVRSALAKCGLTTKHIESQVRVLSGGEQAKVRLCKLMNKETNVLVLDEPTNHLDVDAKEELKRALQAYKGTILLISHEPDFYRDVVTEVWNCEDWTTKIV; encoded by the coding sequence ATGAGTTTGTTAACGGTAAAAAATCTAAGCCATGGCTTTGGTGACAGAGCCATTTTTGATGATGTATCTTTTCGATTGTTGAAAGGAGAACATATTGGGTTGATCGGAGCCAATGGAGAAGGTAAATCCAGCTTTATGAACATTATTACTGGAAAAATAGAGCCGGATAAAGGCACCATTCATTGGGCAAAAAGAGTACGGGTAGGTTATTTAGACCAACACACAGTACTGGAAAAAGAAATGACAATCAAAGATGCTTTAAAGGGAGCTTTTCAATATCTTTTTGATCTGGAAGCTGAAATGAATCAGTTATATGAATCGATGGGAAATGTTTCGGAAGATGAGCTGAACGCCATGCTGGAAGAAGTGGGAACGATTCAGGACCTGTTAGATCAAAATGATTTTTATATTATTGATGCAAAAGTGGAAGAAGTAGCCCGAGGTCTGGGACTAACAGACATTGGACTGGATAAACAAGTAGACGATTTAAGTGGTGGACAGCGTACCAAAATATTGCTGGCAAAGCTATTGCTGGAAAAGCCGGAAATTCTTCTTTTAGATGAACCGACAAATTACCTAGACGAAGAACATATTGAATGGCTTCGGCGTTATTTTCAAGAATATGAGAATGCGTTTATTTTGATTTCTCATGACATTCCTTTTTTGGACAGTGTCACAAATCTTATTTATCACATGGAAAATCAAAAGCTTGAACGATACCCTGGTAGCTATGACCAATTTTTACAAATTCATCAGGCAAAAAAAGAGCAGTTACAGGCCGCTTATAAAAAGCAGCAGCAGGAAATCAGCGAGTTAAAAGATTTTGTTGCCAGAAACAAAGCACGGGTAGCTACTCGCAATATGGCAATGTCCCGCCAAAAGAAATTGGATAAAATGGAAATGATTGAACTAGCTCAGGAAAAACCGAAGCCGGAATTTCATTTTCTTACAGCGAGAACTCCGGGAAAACTTATTTTTCAGACCAAGGACTTAGTGATTGGCTATGAGGAACCATTAACCCGTCCTTTGACCATTAAAATGGAAAGAAATCAAAAAATTGCACTGGTTGGTGCCAATGGCCTGGGAAAAACAACTTTGTTGCGAAGTTTGTTGGGAGAAGTGCCGCCGCTGGCAGGAATCGTAGAAGAAGGAGATTTTCTGCATATCGGTTATTTTGAGCAAGAAATAAAAGAGAGCAATACCAATACCTGTATCGAAGAAGTGTGGCAGGAGTTTCCTGGTCTTAACCAGCGGGAAGTAAGAAGTGCTTTGGCAAAATGTGGCTTAACAACCAAGCATATTGAAAGCCAGGTACGGGTGCTTAGTGGTGGTGAGCAGGCTAAGGTACGGCTTTGCAAATTAATGAACAAAGAAACCAATGTCCTGGTGCTAGATGAGCCAACCAATCATCTGGATGTGGATGCTAAAGAAGAACTTAAACGAGCCTTACAAGCCTATAAAGGGACCATTCTATTGATTAGTCATGAACCGGATTTTTATCGGGACGTGGTAACGGAAGTGTGGAATTGTGAGGACTGGACGACAAAAATCGTCTAG
- a CDS encoding ABC-F family ATP-binding cassette domain-containing protein codes for MINVINLGLSYGEQKLFEDVQLKFSPGNCYGVIGANGAGKSTFLRILSGEIEPNKGEVHIAPGLRMSVLKQDHFQFDEVEVVETVIRGNERLYEVMTEKEILYAKEDFSDEDGMKAAELEAEFAELNGWEAEAEASALLQGLGITTDLHVKKMEALPGAEKVKVLLAQALFGNPDILVLDEPTNHLDIQSIRWLEEFLINFDGIVIFVSHDRYFLNKTCTHMVDVDFGKIKMFTGNYDFWYESSQLALQMMKDQNRKKEEKVKQLQDFIARFSANASKSRQATSRKKILDKITLDDIQPSTRRYPYVGFKPEREVGKDILMVDGVSKSVEGETLLKNVSFTVGKEDKIAFVSENERANTALMKIMAGEWEPDEGTVKWGVTITSAYLPKDNADYFDQEGLNLVEWLRQYSEEKSEVYLRGFLGKMLFSGEDALKKVKVLSGGEKVRCMLSRMMLKNANVLLLDQPTNHLDLESITALNNGLKAYPSNVLFTSHDHQFVDTIANRIIEITDDGIKDYRKTYEEYLELKAQKKA; via the coding sequence GTGATTAATGTTATTAATTTAGGATTAAGTTATGGAGAGCAAAAATTATTTGAAGACGTCCAACTGAAGTTTTCTCCGGGCAATTGTTATGGAGTTATTGGAGCGAATGGAGCAGGGAAAAGTACGTTTCTTAGAATCCTTTCCGGAGAAATAGAGCCAAATAAAGGTGAAGTTCACATTGCGCCGGGTCTTAGAATGTCTGTACTAAAACAAGATCATTTTCAGTTTGATGAGGTAGAAGTAGTAGAAACAGTTATTCGAGGAAATGAAAGGCTTTATGAAGTGATGACAGAAAAAGAAATCCTTTATGCCAAAGAAGATTTTTCGGATGAAGATGGGATGAAAGCAGCGGAGCTGGAAGCAGAATTTGCCGAACTAAATGGATGGGAGGCTGAAGCAGAAGCATCCGCATTGTTACAAGGACTTGGTATTACGACAGATCTACATGTTAAGAAAATGGAAGCCCTTCCTGGTGCTGAAAAAGTGAAGGTATTACTGGCACAGGCTTTGTTTGGAAATCCAGATATTTTAGTGCTGGATGAGCCAACCAACCATTTGGATATTCAGTCAATCCGATGGTTAGAAGAATTCCTAATTAACTTTGACGGCATTGTTATTTTTGTTTCTCATGATCGATATTTTCTGAACAAAACCTGTACCCATATGGTAGACGTGGACTTTGGGAAGATAAAAATGTTTACAGGAAACTACGACTTTTGGTATGAGTCCAGCCAGCTGGCACTCCAAATGATGAAAGATCAAAATCGTAAAAAGGAAGAAAAAGTGAAGCAACTGCAGGATTTTATTGCTCGGTTTAGTGCAAATGCTTCAAAATCCAGACAAGCAACCTCTCGAAAAAAAATACTAGATAAAATCACCTTAGATGATATACAGCCTTCTACCCGCCGTTACCCCTATGTTGGCTTCAAACCGGAAAGAGAAGTAGGGAAAGATATCTTAATGGTGGACGGGGTTTCAAAATCCGTAGAAGGAGAAACCTTGTTAAAAAACGTTAGTTTCACCGTAGGAAAAGAAGATAAAATAGCCTTTGTCAGTGAAAATGAAAGAGCCAATACAGCGTTAATGAAAATCATGGCAGGAGAATGGGAGCCGGACGAAGGGACGGTAAAATGGGGTGTAACGATTACCAGCGCCTATCTGCCAAAAGACAATGCAGACTATTTTGATCAGGAAGGCTTAAATTTGGTAGAGTGGCTGCGTCAATATTCAGAAGAAAAATCAGAAGTATATTTAAGAGGTTTCCTAGGGAAAATGCTTTTTTCCGGTGAAGACGCTTTGAAAAAGGTGAAAGTCCTTTCTGGTGGTGAGAAGGTCCGGTGCATGTTATCGAGAATGATGCTGAAAAATGCCAACGTTTTATTGCTGGATCAGCCCACGAATCATCTGGATCTGGAATCGATCACAGCATTAAACAATGGGCTGAAAGCCTACCCCAGCAATGTGTTGTTTACGTCTCACGATCATCAATTTGTTGATACCATCGCCAATCGCATTATTGAAATAACCGACGATGGAATCAAAGATTATCGAAAGACCTATGAAGAATACTTGGAATTAAAAGCGCAAAAGAAAGCTTAA
- the cobT gene encoding nicotinate-nucleotide--dimethylbenzimidazole phosphoribosyltransferase: MLSLKETIDQIQPLNKEAMDLCQKKLDNLTKPPGSLGVLEDIAIQLAGITGNTSPSVNKKTMLVMAGDHGVVAEGVSAFPQEVTPQMVLNFINGGAAINVFCRHAEAKVVVVDVGIVGDFTHPDLIQKKIKQGTNNIATGPAMSYDEAIKAIEIGIEMAYNEVQQGASLLAAGEMGIGNTTPSSAILAACIDLPLEQIVGRGSGIQDEALTNKVRVIQQALDINQPDASDGVDLLAKVGGLEIAAMTGVMLGAAAHRVPVMVDGFIASAAALAASRICPDVTQYMIASHASMEPGHQHALRLLGLTPMLHMNMRLGEGTGAALAFHLVEASTRALGEMSTFADAGVTSS; encoded by the coding sequence ATGCTGTCATTAAAAGAAACCATCGATCAAATCCAACCTCTTAACAAAGAGGCCATGGATTTGTGCCAGAAAAAACTTGATAACCTGACGAAACCGCCAGGCAGTTTGGGGGTATTGGAGGATATCGCTATTCAGTTAGCCGGCATAACCGGCAACACCTCACCGTCTGTTAACAAGAAAACAATGTTGGTGATGGCCGGAGATCATGGAGTGGTTGCCGAAGGTGTCAGTGCTTTTCCTCAGGAAGTGACCCCTCAAATGGTGCTGAACTTTATCAACGGAGGAGCTGCTATCAATGTTTTCTGTCGTCATGCAGAGGCAAAGGTAGTGGTGGTGGACGTGGGCATCGTCGGCGATTTTACTCATCCTGACCTTATCCAAAAAAAGATAAAGCAGGGTACCAACAATATTGCTACTGGTCCTGCGATGAGCTATGACGAAGCGATAAAAGCTATTGAAATAGGGATCGAAATGGCTTATAACGAAGTGCAGCAAGGGGCTTCTTTGTTGGCTGCTGGTGAAATGGGCATTGGCAATACAACTCCCAGCAGTGCCATATTAGCCGCATGCATCGATTTACCTTTGGAGCAGATTGTCGGTAGGGGGTCAGGAATTCAGGATGAAGCGCTTACCAATAAAGTGCGGGTGATTCAACAGGCTTTAGACATTAATCAACCAGATGCATCCGACGGAGTGGACCTTTTGGCAAAGGTAGGCGGCTTGGAAATCGCCGCCATGACTGGCGTTATGCTGGGTGCCGCCGCTCATCGGGTACCTGTAATGGTTGATGGTTTCATCGCCAGTGCTGCTGCTTTGGCCGCCAGCCGCATTTGCCCTGACGTTACTCAGTATATGATCGCTTCCCATGCTTCTATGGAGCCAGGTCATCAGCATGCACTCCGCCTTTTAGGTTTAACGCCCATGCTTCATATGAACATGCGCCTGGGAGAAGGCACCGGCGCTGCCTTAGCCTTCCACCTGGTAGAAGCTTCTACCAGAGCCCTAGGAGAAATGAGTACCTTTGCTGATGCTGGCGTCACTTCCAGTTAA
- a CDS encoding sodium:solute symporter family protein: MELTHNPTLLWFLAGYGVIMVVMGIFYSKKISSSEDFILAGKSLGAVVLMGTLIATWVGSGTITGGSNSLAYSFGIWPAMLQSVSAIVGIGLLFFIAERIRTFGKYTISEILETKYGESAKMLSVVVIVLAYVGIVSYQFQGFGFVLNVTTGIPVQTGTIIAAVLIIFLAAAGGLKAVAATDAIGAFVILIGLGVGIPFSISAAGGWANITETVPPSSLEVLGGLTPLQLTGYLIPSLFLLLGDQNMYQRLAASRGSRDTRIGSIGWLIGVIFIYPAVSIIAFSARVTFPDINPGMALIATTTILPTLIGGLLLAAAAAFIVTTGNSYLLSASTNITYDLYGKYINPKASDKQKLLFTRILIPVLGLLSYLLIEYFPSILSVQMYAYTVYAAGITPAVLAVFLWKKVTKAGGLASMSAGVITTLVWEIVLRQPYDLNSSVVSIPVAFAALIIVTLITAKKE, translated from the coding sequence ATGGAATTAACGCATAACCCCACTCTGCTGTGGTTTTTAGCGGGGTATGGGGTCATCATGGTGGTAATGGGTATTTTTTATTCAAAGAAGATCTCTTCCAGTGAAGACTTTATTCTGGCTGGAAAATCTCTGGGTGCCGTTGTATTGATGGGAACGCTAATCGCCACCTGGGTTGGCAGTGGTACGATTACAGGAGGCAGTAACTCCCTTGCGTACAGCTTTGGCATATGGCCGGCCATGTTGCAAAGTGTTTCCGCTATTGTGGGAATTGGCTTATTGTTTTTTATTGCAGAAAGAATAAGGACCTTTGGAAAATACACGATTAGTGAAATTTTAGAAACCAAATACGGTGAATCAGCCAAAATGCTTTCGGTAGTTGTTATTGTATTGGCTTATGTGGGGATTGTTAGTTATCAGTTCCAAGGATTTGGATTTGTCTTAAATGTTACAACTGGAATTCCAGTACAGACAGGAACCATTATTGCTGCTGTTCTTATTATTTTTCTTGCTGCCGCAGGGGGGCTTAAAGCGGTGGCGGCAACAGATGCTATTGGTGCTTTTGTTATTCTGATAGGCCTTGGGGTAGGGATTCCCTTTTCCATTAGTGCAGCTGGTGGCTGGGCAAATATTACAGAAACGGTTCCACCATCAAGCTTAGAAGTTTTAGGTGGTTTGACTCCGTTACAACTGACCGGATACTTGATTCCTTCTCTATTTCTTTTGCTGGGGGATCAAAATATGTATCAGCGACTGGCAGCTTCTCGTGGTAGCAGAGATACCAGAATTGGTTCCATTGGATGGTTAATAGGGGTGATCTTTATTTACCCGGCGGTTTCAATTATCGCTTTTTCCGCTAGAGTTACCTTTCCGGACATTAATCCGGGAATGGCATTGATAGCTACTACGACGATCTTGCCAACCTTGATAGGTGGACTTCTTTTAGCGGCGGCGGCTGCCTTTATTGTTACAACAGGAAACTCGTATCTTTTGTCAGCTTCAACCAATATTACCTATGATTTATACGGAAAATATATTAACCCAAAGGCATCAGATAAGCAAAAATTGTTATTTACCCGAATATTGATCCCGGTACTGGGTTTGCTTTCTTATTTACTGATCGAATACTTTCCCAGCATTCTATCTGTACAAATGTATGCCTACACCGTATATGCGGCAGGAATTACACCAGCCGTATTAGCTGTATTTCTGTGGAAGAAGGTTACCAAAGCTGGTGGGTTGGCATCCATGTCAGCTGGTGTGATTACAACGCTGGTATGGGAAATTGTTTTAAGACAACCCTATGATCTGAACAGTTCCGTTGTCTCTATTCCCGTTGCTTTTGCAGCCTTAATTATTGTTACGTTGATAACGGCAAAAAAAGAGTAA
- a CDS encoding M24 family metallopeptidase produces the protein MSIYQKRIEKLQEKMQGEGIECLFLSPSVNLNYLTGYGAKMDERLVLFVLPTKGEGFFVAPKLYEAFITKTPIRNNVFWGDQEDPFQMLLEEINKRGMGITCVALENSMPAAFILPIQTKMEKTDFCLANDLFESLRKIKSKTEIEKLKNSATLIDNILKKVILEKDWIGRTEKELAATLEQEMKQQGMEGPSFSPIIATGSNSASPHHKTGTDKILKNQPLLMDFGGLVDGFCSDMSRTIFLGDEPDEFFLEIYEIVLEAQKKGIEAVRPKVSAESIDKVVRDYIISKGYGDFFIHRTGHGIGMEVHESPYIVEGNKEILEPGMLFSIEPGIYLPGKFGVRIEDIVLVTDTGCQVLNQFPKKPYFG, from the coding sequence ATGTCCATCTACCAAAAAAGAATTGAAAAACTTCAGGAAAAAATGCAGGGAGAGGGGATAGAATGCCTGTTTCTATCTCCTTCGGTTAATCTGAATTATCTTACTGGCTATGGTGCAAAAATGGATGAAAGACTGGTTCTTTTTGTGCTTCCAACTAAGGGAGAAGGCTTCTTTGTAGCACCAAAGCTTTATGAGGCGTTTATTACGAAGACGCCAATTAGAAACAATGTTTTTTGGGGTGATCAGGAAGATCCATTCCAAATGCTTCTTGAAGAAATAAATAAACGAGGGATGGGCATCACCTGTGTTGCTTTGGAAAACAGTATGCCGGCAGCGTTTATCTTGCCAATTCAAACAAAAATGGAGAAGACTGATTTTTGTTTAGCAAACGACCTTTTCGAAAGCTTACGAAAAATTAAAAGCAAAACAGAGATTGAAAAGTTAAAAAATTCAGCAACTCTCATTGATAATATTCTCAAAAAGGTTATACTAGAAAAGGACTGGATAGGCAGGACGGAAAAAGAACTAGCGGCAACTTTGGAACAGGAAATGAAACAGCAGGGGATGGAAGGCCCTTCTTTTAGTCCCATTATTGCCACCGGTTCTAACAGTGCTTCGCCTCATCACAAAACAGGTACGGATAAGATTTTGAAAAACCAACCTTTGTTAATGGATTTTGGTGGTCTTGTGGATGGCTTTTGTTCGGATATGTCCCGCACCATTTTCTTAGGTGATGAGCCGGATGAGTTCTTTTTAGAAATTTATGAAATTGTTCTTGAAGCACAGAAAAAAGGAATTGAAGCTGTCCGGCCAAAGGTTAGTGCGGAATCCATTGATAAAGTGGTTCGGGATTATATTATAAGTAAGGGATATGGTGATTTTTTCATTCACCGGACAGGTCACGGTATTGGGATGGAAGTTCATGAATCGCCTTACATTGTGGAAGGAAATAAGGAAATACTGGAGCCGGGAATGCTCTTTAGTATTGAGCCGGGGATCTATTTGCCCGGAAAATTTGGAGTGAGAATTGAGGATATTGTTCTGGTAACGGATACCGGTTGTCAGGTATTGAATCAGTTTCCTAAAAAACCTTACTTTGGCTAA
- a CDS encoding helix-turn-helix domain-containing protein, producing the protein MQEVSKKIREIRKERGLTLKELSERTGFSISFLSQVERETSSIAITSLKKIADSLHVPITTFFKAYDNEHFLVNKEDQKSFLIEGSSTEYIRLSGTFQDRALESLMVTLQPEEKHGHLFSHQGEEFLYVLEGAVVVTIDGDDYTVYAGDSIHYPSGKPHLWTNPLEEKTRFLCILTPVIL; encoded by the coding sequence ATGCAGGAGGTTTCAAAAAAAATTAGGGAAATAAGGAAAGAAAGAGGACTAACGCTGAAAGAACTTAGTGAAAGAACAGGGTTTTCTATCAGCTTTTTATCTCAGGTGGAACGGGAAACATCCTCTATTGCCATTACCTCACTAAAAAAAATTGCCGACTCTTTGCATGTCCCAATTACAACCTTCTTTAAGGCTTACGATAATGAACATTTTTTAGTAAATAAAGAAGACCAAAAATCCTTTTTAATCGAAGGTTCTTCAACGGAATATATAAGGTTAAGTGGAACTTTCCAAGACCGGGCGCTGGAATCTCTGATGGTAACATTGCAGCCGGAAGAAAAACACGGTCATCTGTTTAGTCATCAAGGAGAAGAATTTTTGTATGTCTTGGAGGGTGCGGTGGTTGTTACTATCGATGGAGATGATTATACGGTTTATGCCGGGGATTCTATTCATTACCCCTCTGGAAAACCTCATCTATGGACAAATCCACTGGAAGAAAAAACCAGGTTTTTATGCATCCTTACGCCTGTTATTTTGTAG
- a CDS encoding ornithine cyclodeaminase family protein — MKIINATAMKQSMNDQEMIDAIEEAFHLYSLENFTMPERLAVKHQEDTMLYMPCLTSDSIGTKMLSLMPQNPSKGKPLIDGMMILNNREDGTPLAIMNGQLLTAMRTGAVGGHAVRHLAYPESQHLGLIGCGAQGLYQIKYACAERSISTVYLYDEFKEDLTGFVESIHQETDSPSLHCVICNNAAEVAQNSDILITATSSKEPVLPNDPALFSNKCVVSIGSWRPDMREIPEAIWQTTSEVYTELPYACEETGDLSQPLADGAIDLDQVHLMSDFLKDIKAGKKTDLQSTRFYKSVGMSLFDLVVATKIYEKAKEKGLGTDVDW, encoded by the coding sequence ATGAAAATTATTAATGCAACTGCAATGAAACAGTCAATGAATGATCAAGAAATGATTGATGCTATTGAAGAAGCTTTTCACCTTTATTCTTTGGAGAATTTCACGATGCCAGAAAGACTTGCTGTCAAGCATCAGGAAGATACCATGCTTTATATGCCCTGCCTCACCTCGGATAGCATTGGCACGAAAATGCTTTCTCTGATGCCACAAAACCCATCTAAAGGAAAACCACTTATTGATGGGATGATGATTCTTAACAACAGAGAAGACGGCACTCCCTTGGCTATCATGAATGGTCAGTTGCTTACTGCCATGCGAACAGGAGCGGTTGGCGGTCACGCTGTCCGTCATTTAGCTTACCCGGAAAGCCAGCACCTGGGCCTTATTGGTTGTGGAGCTCAAGGACTCTACCAAATTAAATACGCTTGTGCCGAAAGATCTATTTCTACGGTTTATCTCTACGATGAATTCAAGGAGGATTTAACCGGCTTTGTGGAAAGTATCCATCAGGAAACCGACTCTCCTTCCCTTCATTGTGTTATATGCAACAATGCTGCTGAGGTTGCCCAAAACAGTGATATTCTCATAACAGCCACCTCTTCTAAGGAGCCTGTTCTACCAAACGACCCAGCACTTTTTTCTAATAAATGTGTGGTTTCCATCGGTTCCTGGCGCCCTGATATGAGAGAAATTCCAGAAGCCATCTGGCAAACCACCAGTGAGGTTTATACAGAGCTGCCCTATGCTTGTGAAGAAACGGGAGATCTATCGCAACCTTTGGCCGATGGTGCCATTGACCTAGACCAGGTTCATTTGATGTCCGATTTCTTAAAAGACATAAAAGCAGGTAAAAAAACAGACCTGCAAAGCACTCGCTTTTACAAATCTGTCGGAATGAGTCTTTTTGATCTGGTTGTCGCTACCAAAATTTATGAAAAAGCCAAAGAAAAAGGCTTAGGTACTGACGTTGACTGGTAG
- a CDS encoding DegV family protein yields MMIQLITDSTAYIPPHLIKKHNIQVVSLSVQLEGTTRDEIMVEQDSFYQELNQSKEWATSSQPTLETFLTLFQKAVNNRQEILGVFLSSAMSGTYQTARMAKQMILEKESSAKIHLIDSQTNCMQMGFAVLEAAKLIEEGLNMKEVIQHVQNFVNRSRFLFAPLSLQYLRKGGRIGGAAAFIGSVLQIVPILTVENGKTAVFNKVRTQKKAHSTMIQAVLQDFQQYGEGDLVVHHINDEASGQSLASQLSEQLNREIPVLPIGPVIGLHVGPGTVGIAYYTAENRISNEPAADKNQPHPKEGSHENY; encoded by the coding sequence ATGATGATTCAACTCATTACGGATAGTACCGCCTATATACCACCCCATCTGATCAAAAAACACAACATTCAAGTAGTTTCTCTCAGCGTCCAACTGGAGGGTACGACCAGAGATGAGATCATGGTAGAACAGGATTCTTTTTATCAAGAACTAAACCAGTCAAAGGAATGGGCTACGTCATCACAACCCACCCTCGAAACCTTTCTTACTCTTTTTCAGAAAGCCGTTAATAATAGGCAAGAAATCCTTGGAGTTTTCCTGTCTTCAGCCATGAGTGGTACTTACCAAACAGCTAGAATGGCTAAACAGATGATCTTAGAAAAAGAGTCTTCCGCAAAAATTCATTTAATTGACTCCCAAACCAACTGTATGCAAATGGGTTTTGCTGTGTTGGAAGCCGCTAAGTTAATTGAAGAAGGGCTCAATATGAAGGAAGTGATCCAACATGTCCAAAACTTTGTGAATCGCTCCCGGTTTTTATTTGCTCCCCTTAGCTTGCAATACCTTCGAAAAGGCGGACGAATTGGCGGCGCCGCTGCTTTTATTGGTTCTGTTCTACAAATCGTGCCAATTTTAACCGTTGAAAATGGCAAAACAGCTGTCTTTAACAAAGTCCGAACTCAAAAAAAGGCTCATTCCACCATGATTCAGGCTGTTTTGCAAGATTTCCAACAGTACGGAGAAGGTGATTTGGTAGTTCATCATATAAACGATGAGGCTTCCGGTCAATCCCTGGCTTCTCAGCTTTCAGAACAACTTAATCGTGAAATTCCTGTTCTTCCCATTGGTCCGGTTATAGGGTTACATGTCGGTCCAGGAACCGTCGGAATTGCCTACTATACAGCCGAAAACCGGATTTCCAACGAACCTGCAGCCGATAAAAATCAACCACATCCCAAGGAGGGTTCTCATGAAAATTATTAA
- the eam gene encoding glutamate 2,3-aminomutase: protein MENSKREISLQRADELKSRIDDYLKAREEIPKGLEMKDTIRQRKEKIMKVLGATEEQWKDYRWQTENRVSDVELLGKILNLTDIEKKEIREVGKKFRWAVSPYYLSLMDPDDRFDPVRLMAIPVHSELEDPCHDFDPMGEEFTNPAGSITRRYPDRLIINVTNECAMYCRHCQRRRNIGEEDVPRSRSALQESIDYIKECPEIRDVLITGGDSLCLSDETLEWILKQLKEIPHVEYVRLGSRTLVTMPQRITDEFCAMIEKYHPVYINTHFNHPAEISEEAKEACEKLAKAGVPLGNQAVLLNGVNNDKYVMRVLNHELLKCRVRPYYIFHAKHVAGTTHFNTSIDDGLEIMEYLRGYTSGMAIPTFILNAPKGQGKTPLFPDYLVSRGKDYITIRTWEGKVMEYENHETKDIRELI from the coding sequence ATGGAAAACAGTAAACGGGAAATCTCGCTTCAGAGGGCTGATGAGCTGAAAAGCCGAATCGATGACTATCTGAAGGCAAGGGAAGAAATTCCAAAAGGACTGGAAATGAAGGACACGATCCGTCAACGTAAGGAAAAGATTATGAAAGTACTAGGTGCTACAGAAGAACAGTGGAAGGACTACCGTTGGCAGACAGAAAACCGCGTTTCGGATGTGGAACTCCTTGGTAAAATTCTTAACTTAACGGATATAGAGAAAAAAGAAATTAGAGAAGTGGGAAAAAAATTCCGCTGGGCAGTTTCTCCTTATTACCTTAGTTTAATGGATCCGGACGATCGATTTGATCCGGTTCGTTTAATGGCAATACCAGTGCATAGTGAACTGGAAGATCCCTGTCATGACTTTGATCCGATGGGTGAAGAATTTACAAATCCAGCAGGAAGCATTACAAGACGTTATCCGGATCGACTGATTATTAATGTTACCAATGAATGTGCCATGTATTGCCGTCATTGCCAAAGAAGAAGAAATATTGGAGAAGAGGATGTTCCTAGAAGCAGAAGTGCTCTGCAAGAATCAATCGATTACATTAAAGAATGCCCGGAGATCAGAGATGTGCTGATCACAGGTGGAGATTCTCTGTGTTTATCTGATGAAACCTTGGAGTGGATTCTAAAGCAGCTGAAAGAAATTCCCCATGTGGAATACGTTCGCCTAGGAAGCCGTACGTTGGTAACGATGCCGCAAAGAATTACAGACGAGTTCTGCGCTATGATTGAAAAATATCATCCTGTATATATCAATACGCACTTTAATCATCCAGCCGAAATTAGTGAAGAAGCAAAAGAAGCTTGTGAAAAACTGGCAAAAGCCGGGGTTCCACTAGGTAATCAGGCCGTACTCTTAAACGGAGTGAATAACGACAAATATGTTATGCGGGTACTAAATCATGAGCTGCTTAAATGCCGAGTAAGACCTTACTATATTTTCCATGCAAAACATGTAGCTGGAACAACTCATTTCAATACATCCATTGATGATGGTTTAGAAATAATGGAATACTTAAGAGGGTATACTTCTGGTATGGCGATTCCTACCTTCATTCTTAATGCTCCTAAAGGGCAAGGTAAAACACCGCTGTTCCCAGACTACTTGGTATCAAGAGGAAAAGACTATATTACCATTCGTACTTGGGAAGGAAAAGTAATGGAATATGAGAATCACGAAACGAAAGATATCCGAGAGTTAATTTAA